The Atlantibacter hermannii genomic interval TCCGCGATGCGTTTATCGCCGGTGAGTATGTTCCTCCGCTGGCCGTGCAGGTCACGGAGAAGGGTGTGAAGATTATCGACGGTCATCACCGCTATTACGGTGCACTGGCCGCTCAGCAAGCCGGTACCGAAATCCCCCGCCTTGAGTGCAAGGATTTTATCGGTACCGACGCCGATCGCATCGCTTTCATGGTCACCAGTTCACAGGGCAAACCTCTGACGCCCTTGGAACGCGCTGCCGCATACCAGCGCCTGATCAATCAGGGGTGGGAGCCGGCAGAGATTGCGAAGAAGGTTAAACGGTCAGTGGCTGATGTTGATCACCACCTCCAGTTACTGGCGTGTGGTGATGAGCTGATCGACATGGTTCGTTCCGGTGAGGTGGCAGCGACTACCGCTGTCGCATTATCACGCGAGCATGGCCCTCAGGCGTCCTCTGTAGCCGTCGAGCAGATGAGCAAGGCAAAGGCAGCGGGTAAGAAGAAACTCACCCGTAGCGCGGCGCTACCGCAGTTTAACGCCGCAAAAGCGCGTGAGTTTATCCAGATCATCGCTGATTTCGATATTGCGCTCCCGCTACCAGAAGGCGCATCAAAAATTCTCACTGAATACCGCGAGTGGTTGAAAAATTCCGGATGGGAGGACGCATGAGTACGGCTGAAATCATCAAGTATCCAGGCCCCGAGCCTGGTTCCTTCAGGAGCAACAGAATGGAGAACAAAAGACTTGGTCACTTCTCTCTGTTCAGAAGCCTTCTGCAAACAGACTGGGCCAAAGATACGGCAAAACTCGCCTTATGGGTTCGTCTTCTGGGAGAAGCTTCTTACCGGGAAAGAACAGTCGAATTTGCCAGCAAGGAGTGGGAACTATCCAGCGGTCAACTGGTTACCACTGCGGCGATTTTGGCGAGAAAATTACGCGATCAGGATAACAAAGAAAAAAGCCCTCAGGCAGTGACGAGGATGCTTAATTTCTTCATCAGGGAAGGGATGATAACCACTGAAGGGAACCGGTCTGGCACTGTGATAACGATCACAAATTATGCCGATTATCAGTCAGTTTTACCCGATGAACCATCCGATAGACCATCCGATAAAGCCAAAGCCAGTGGTGGCGCGGCTTTGAGGCTGGTAGCCGATGAACCATCCGATGAACCACCCGATGAACAGAACAAGACATTACCTAACAAGACTAAAAACAATAAACCCCCTAAATCCCCCAGGGGGGAATCGAAGTCATTCGATCCGTTAAGTATTCCTGTTCCTGAATGGCTTGATAAACCGGCATGGCACTCCTGGGTTAAAAACCGGGCTGACATGAAAAAACCCATCAAGACGGAACTCGCAGTAAACGCAGCCTTCAGGCTCTTGAAGGAATGTCTTGATATCGGGCATAACCCGGCAGACGTAATCAACACGAGCATCGCCAACGGTTATCAGGGGTTGTTCAAACCAAAGTACCCACCTAAACGAAACCTACTTCAGGCAACCAGCCAGCACTGGAATGACCGTGAAGCATGGGAGAACGAATTCTTATGAGAAATCTTGTTCAGGCAATTCAAAATCGTGACGGTAATGCGCTGGCGAAGATGGCTGGCGACGGAAACCACCTTCCAGACCGTGGCGTCAATGATGACGCTGAGCGACTGGTAGACATTCTATTCACCAACCTGAAACAGCTATTCCCGGCGTCAGTCAGTACCGCCCTGAAAGACCCCCGAGATGAGGCGGCAGCCAAGCGCCAGTGGATCGCCGCTTTTGCCGAAAACGACATCAGGACAAAGGAGCAACTCCGGGCAGGAATGGCCCACGCGCGGGCAAGCGATTCCCCTTTCTGGCCTTCGCCGGGGCAGTTTATCGGATGGTGCAAGGATGCGGATTTCAAAGCCAACGGCCTACCTGACGCTAGTGAGCTTCACGACATGGTGATGCAGTATTGCGCGAAGAAATGCCAGTACGACACGCCGGAGCACTATCCGTGGAAAAGTAACGCCTGTTACTGGATGGTCACGAAGCTTTATGACCAGATGCGATCATTCAATCTCACCGAAAGTGAGTTGAGAAAGCGGTGTTCAGAAGAATTACGGAAGATGGCCCGCCGCGTTGCCGATGGAGAAAACATTCCGGCTCCGGTGGTTCAGATACCTAAACTGCATATCCCGGTCAGTAACGAAAAAGGCCTGGATAAAATTGCTGAGATTCGCCAGCGGTTCAAATTGCGAGGGGGGAACTCCTGATGGAATCCGAGCGCATCAGATTCGAGTCACTTTTCCGCAGTATCTTCCGCAACAAATTCAAAATATCCCGCACCCACCTGGGTTATGACGATCCGTTTGTGGATAGCTGTTTTTTCTTCTGGCAATCGCGAGGTGAACTGGCGTGAGCAGCAAAGCAGATTTAATCGAATATCGCCGCAACAGGGAAACCGGCGAGGAGAGAAGCGTTTTCGTCCTGTCCCATTACAGCCAGGTATCCAGAACGAAGCTTGAGCAAAACCTTATCATTCTTAAAGACCGACACGGCGCGAGAGCATTTGTTGAGATTGATGATTTCCCGGCGAACCTGTCAGAGCGTGAGGCGGCGTTAAAGCTGGCTAACTGGCTACAGCGGCTTAGTGTCGCGATAGAAGACAACTGGACTAAACCATAACAGGGCCACTTACACAGTGGCCTTTTTATTTGAGGATAGAGATATGAAGCAAACATTAAAATTTTGGCGTCCGGAAAGCGGAGCTTTAGGCGGAATAGTTATGGGATTTGCTCTTTTCCTTGCTGTGATGATTTTCCTGCCGCCGGTTATCGCCTTATCGAAGTGGTGGATGTCAGTTTTCGGTCTATAAGGGGATAAATCGTGAAAGTAAAAACATCAGAGCTTAGCGGTGTGCAACTTGATTATGCGGTTGCGTGGTCAGTTGATTGGGGGCAACCGGTTCTCCACATCACATCTGGAGGATCGTTTGTTGAATTGATGGGCGTAGTTTTTTCACCAACAAGCAACTGGAGTCAGTGCGGACCGATGATTGCAGAGTTCGGGGTGTGGTTATCTGACGATGAAGGCGCGTTTACGGCAAGCTGCAAACCACATTTTGACAGAGCTATTTATGATGCGGAAACGCCACAAATCGCCATCTGCCGCGCTGTAGTAGCTGCAAAGCTTGGCGATGAGGTAGACATTCCCGATGAGCTGATGGAGGTCAATCATGCCAGTAGTTAGCGGTTATTCGATGGATTTATATTGCGACTGTCGCGAGTGTCAAAAGCCGCGCGGATTCGGTAATACACCTGTTACCGACTTTAGTGGTGAAAACTTTCGCGATTGCCTGAATCAGGCCAAAAAAGCCGGCTGGGTCTTCAAAGAACGTAACACGGTTTGTTTTGCGCCGGGTCATGGGGTGGTGAAATCACAACAACTGACGGAGGCAGAAAAGTGATGGAAGAGTCAAGGAAACAGTTTGAGGCGTGGATTACAGAATGGTGGCCGCAGGTGAAAGGTAATATTTGTCGCGATGGTGACAGTTATTCGAATCATTTTATGAACTACGCATGGGAAGGTTGGCAGGCTAGCCGCGCAGCTATCGAGATTGAGTTACCGAAATACCACGACTACACAAACCAGGACACAACCAGAGCGCAGGCTGAAAAGTCAGCATACAACTCTGGCGTATACGATAGCGCTGACGCCATCCGCGCCGCTGGTCTTACAGTAAAAGGGGACAGGTGATATGCCTACTCAGGAAAAAATAATGCTTCTTTCAGGTGACGGAATATATCGATTTGCTACAAGCGAAACAGCATTAATCTCCACTCCAGATTATTTCGTTTCTGCACTAAACAGGAAGCAACGTCGCAAAGCTATGTCCTCAAAACGCAGGAGAGTTAGAGGTGATTAATGCAAATCGAGATGATAAAGACGGCAGGGGGAGTATTCGCCCCGGCGTTTGAGCATGATTTACCCCGCCTGACCAAGTTCAAAAACGGCGAGATGTACACAGCCGAATTCAAGTTAACCAGACAGCCCGCTTTTCACCGCAAGATGTTCGCCTTCTTCAACTTCTGCTTCCAGCACTGGTGTGCTAATCGTGCCGGGTTAGAGCATATGGATGAAGCCACGCAATTCGACAGGTTCCGCAAAGACCTGACGATACTGGCGGGATTTTACGAGCAGACGGTAAGGCTGAACGGTGAAGTGAGGACAGAAGCAAAGAGCCTGTCTTACGCCAGCATGGAAGCCGATGAATTCGAGCGATGTTACAACGCCATGATTAACGCAGCGATAAAACACGTCTTCGGCCGCACTACCGACCAGAACGTGCTGAATCAGCTATACGACTTTTTCTGAGGTTACGATGACCGACAAATCAAATACCCCGCCAGAAGACAAAGACAGATGGCGCACCCCACCTGAAATATTTCACGCACTAAACGCTGAGTTCTGCTTTGTGCTGGATGCCGCCGCGTCAAAAGAAAACGCGCTGTGCAGAAGTTACATCACGGAAATGCAGGACACGCTGGCAACAGACTGGAACGCGGTAATGCCGGATATCCCCGGATATGCCTGGCTTAACCCGCCGTACAGCAAACCTATGCCATTCGTAAAAAAGGCTGCTCAGGAAAACGCGGATAATTTCACCGGATGCGTGATGCTTCTTCCGGCAGATACGTCCGTCGCATGGTTCAGGGAAGCCATAAGCACAGCCCATGAAGTACGGTTTATCACTGGCGGCCGGCTGTCATTTCTGAACGCGACTACAGGCAAAGCAGTAAACGGGAATAACAAGGGGTCAATACTCGTTATCTGGCATCCATACCCGCGAACGCACTGCCAGTTTTCAACTGTTGAGCGTGATGTGCTGATGGAATACGGACGGCGAAGAACAAAGGCGGCAGCATGACACGACGACAAAGTCCAACGCAAAAAGCCTTAGACAATCTCATCTACCGCGTCACAACCCGCACTAAACGAAAGCCAGAACCAAACCCATCCGACATTAAATCATTCCCGTATACCGCTCATCTCACCCAGGTGAAATGGGACCGTATGCGTGCGAGGAAAAGACATGACTGACTACAGCAAGCTAAGTGATTTCGAAATTAACTGCGAGGTATTAGCGGTATTCAACCCAGACATTAAACACATGAGCCTCAGTGGAGACAATTCATGCTTTTACGATTGCGGCCCGACAGGGGATGGATGGAATCAAATAGACATCCCCGACTTCTGCAACAACCCGGCGGACGCATGGCCGATTATTGTCGATAACAACATCAGTGTTTATGCGATTTTCGACGGCGACAAGCGCGGGAAATGGGGGGCGGAAGGTTTCAATTACAATTCGCCATATTACTTCAATAACAACCCACTCCGCGCAGCGATGATTGCCTACCTCATGATGCAGGACGCTACCCATGCTAACTCCTGAATCCTCCCACAATTACGAACAGCAATCCATTACCCGCGCTGGTTACTGCTGTAGCTGCACTAACCCATTAGCTGAAGACGAAACCTACTGTTGCGAATCCTGTGCTCTGGAGAGCGTGGTATATCGCGACCCCAACGGATATTTAGCAGGAGATGAGGAAGATGGTTAGCAAATACAGACGTTTTCTCACTGAAAAAGAGACTGCATACATCCGGCGTGTGGCAGGTAAAGCGCCAGCCTGGGTTATTGCTCGCCAGATAAAGCGAAAAGAGAAAGACATTTTCAACTGGGGCTCACGCAATCACGTCAGTCTGCGAGTACCCAGTCATATTATGAATAAGTACTGGAGGGGTCATGGCACTAAAACGGGACAAGTTTGATGACATATTCTCCCGGCTCGTCAGAGAGCGAACGGGATGGCAATGCGACTATTGCGGTAAAATATTCGATTCCACAGACCCATCAGAACGACAACGACTACACTGCTCCCACTTCAAATCCCGACGACACAAAGCAACCCGATACCACCCCTATAACGCCTTTGCTCACTGCATCGGTTGCCACAGAAAGCTCGAAGAAGACCCCTACGAATTCACTTCTCACGCCCAGCTAACCTACGGCGAAATGACAATAGACCGCGTAGCGCATCTGGCATGCGTTCCTGTGCGTTTAAAGCCGTGGCAGATGGATGAGCTTTACCAGCACATGAAAAGTGAACTGAAGCGCATTGAGGAGCTAAGGCGACAGGGTGTTATGGGGCGCATCGAGTTCACACTGCCCGACTGGTATCAGGAGGGAATAACAATCCGTTTAGGGGAGGCCGCATGACCAGAGAATACGTCAAGAAAATCCATTACCCGTGCGAAACAGCGGCAATCTTTCAGGATGTGCTCTTTGTTATCCGGCCTGAGCACGCATCAGAGCTTCTTAACGAATGTGACCGCGCTGCTGAGTTCTTCCTGAATTACTTCCCATTCTGCAAGTTGGAGGATGTGAGAGAGGGCATCGTTTACAGCTTCGGCGGCCTGTACCTGAACGATTGCCAGTTAACCCGGGAGGCCGCATGAGCGTAACAGACATCAACTCAGCACAGCAGCGCCACAAAGACCGGGAGATGCTCACCAATATCGACAAGGCATTACAGACTAACGAGGAAACTCGTCAGCGCCTTGAAGCTATGCGCCGAGAGGTGATCAACCGATTGGGGATTAACAAGCCGGACGGCCCGGAGGATGCAGCGTGAGGGCGAGAGAGCTAAACCTAAACAAAGAACAGCATGACTGGCTCAACGGCTGGCTTGAATTATGGGGGGCATGGGTTTACTCAGGCAGACTTGAAAAGCGCATGAGCAGCGTTATAGCTCAGTTCATGGAGAAAGTTGAGCCGTCCAGGGTAATGACGCGGCCAATGTGCAATGACGATGACGGAATGTTGATTTCTCAGGTCGTAGATTCCGTTATGCGCATCGACACAAAGGCCTTCGGTATTCTGCTTAGTTACTACTCTCACGGCTCATCCAAGTACGCCATATCATCCTACTACCACAAGACCGCAAGTCCCCGCAAAATGTCAGGACGGGGAGGCGATAGGGTGCGCAAACCTTCACTGGTCACATGTCGCAGAGAGGTGGACGAAATTCTCAATGCGTCACTGTTCATGCTTTACCAGCCGATGGTTAATGCATTTAACAGTCGCAAACGTGTCGAGAAAATCAGACATGTCGCATAGATTGTGTTGACATCTGTGATCAATTGAGCAATGATAAATACATAAGCTGCCGTTAGTGACTCTTAAGTTGCTACGGTGGCTTTTTTATTGCCTTATTCGCATCAAAAAATGAGCCGAATAACTCCCGCATTCGGCTCATCACGACATTTTCTGTTAGCGCTTATCTAAACTCCGGTCATCAACTCAATACCCTCATCGAACCTCTGCGGTAACTGGATAAGCGCTAAGCACAAAAAAGAAAACCCAGCGCTATGGCTGGGCTTCGTGAATGAGCGGCATGAATTGTTAGCGCAATCCACGCCTGAAATGCTCGTAAATGCCGGTCACGAACAAATCAATGAATTACGCATTCAACGTATATCGGATTTGTTCAGTGGGCTATCTCCAACATTCTTAATCTGAACAAGTCCCCTGCATGGGGATAAGACATGAAAATGCCCGAAAAACATGACCTGCTTGCTGCACTTGTTGCGGCTAAAGAACAAGGCATAGGGGCAATCCTTGCGTTTGCAATGGCGTACCTTCGCGGAAGATATAATGGCGGTGCGTTTACTAAGACAGTAATCGACGCAACGATGTGCGCCATTATCGCCTGGTTTGTACGTGACCTTCTCGATCTCGCTGGCCTGAGCAGCAACCTTGCATACATCGCGAGTGTGTTTATCGGCTATATCGGCACT includes:
- a CDS encoding DNA-binding plasmid partitioning protein, which codes for MSSLSQLYKSKDKNGTETTVKKTFLVPLAEIYVEPGFNVREIDQEHVEEFRDAFIAGEYVPPLAVQVTEKGVKIIDGHHRYYGALAAQQAGTEIPRLECKDFIGTDADRIAFMVTSSQGKPLTPLERAAAYQRLINQGWEPAEIAKKVKRSVADVDHHLQLLACGDELIDMVRSGEVAATTAVALSREHGPQASSVAVEQMSKAKAAGKKKLTRSAALPQFNAAKAREFIQIIADFDIALPLPEGASKILTEYREWLKNSGWEDA
- a CDS encoding phage replication protein — protein: MSTAEIIKYPGPEPGSFRSNRMENKRLGHFSLFRSLLQTDWAKDTAKLALWVRLLGEASYRERTVEFASKEWELSSGQLVTTAAILARKLRDQDNKEKSPQAVTRMLNFFIREGMITTEGNRSGTVITITNYADYQSVLPDEPSDRPSDKAKASGGAALRLVADEPSDEPPDEQNKTLPNKTKNNKPPKSPRGESKSFDPLSIPVPEWLDKPAWHSWVKNRADMKKPIKTELAVNAAFRLLKECLDIGHNPADVINTSIANGYQGLFKPKYPPKRNLLQATSQHWNDREAWENEFL
- a CDS encoding putative phage replication protein; translation: MRNLVQAIQNRDGNALAKMAGDGNHLPDRGVNDDAERLVDILFTNLKQLFPASVSTALKDPRDEAAAKRQWIAAFAENDIRTKEQLRAGMAHARASDSPFWPSPGQFIGWCKDADFKANGLPDASELHDMVMQYCAKKCQYDTPEHYPWKSNACYWMVTKLYDQMRSFNLTESELRKRCSEELRKMARRVADGENIPAPVVQIPKLHIPVSNEKGLDKIAEIRQRFKLRGGNS
- a CDS encoding prophage protein; translated protein: MPVVSGYSMDLYCDCRECQKPRGFGNTPVTDFSGENFRDCLNQAKKAGWVFKERNTVCFAPGHGVVKSQQLTEAEK
- a CDS encoding phage protein, with the translated sequence MEESRKQFEAWITEWWPQVKGNICRDGDSYSNHFMNYAWEGWQASRAAIEIELPKYHDYTNQDTTRAQAEKSAYNSGVYDSADAIRAAGLTVKGDR
- a CDS encoding phage protein, with translation MQIEMIKTAGGVFAPAFEHDLPRLTKFKNGEMYTAEFKLTRQPAFHRKMFAFFNFCFQHWCANRAGLEHMDEATQFDRFRKDLTILAGFYEQTVRLNGEVRTEAKSLSYASMEADEFERCYNAMINAAIKHVFGRTTDQNVLNQLYDFF
- a CDS encoding DNA N-6-adenine-methyltransferase from phage origin: MTDKSNTPPEDKDRWRTPPEIFHALNAEFCFVLDAAASKENALCRSYITEMQDTLATDWNAVMPDIPGYAWLNPPYSKPMPFVKKAAQENADNFTGCVMLLPADTSVAWFREAISTAHEVRFITGGRLSFLNATTGKAVNGNNKGSILVIWHPYPRTHCQFSTVERDVLMEYGRRRTKAAA
- a CDS encoding prophage protein NinE, producing the protein MTRRQSPTQKALDNLIYRVTTRTKRKPEPNPSDIKSFPYTAHLTQVKWDRMRARKRHD
- a CDS encoding protein ninX, with protein sequence MTDYSKLSDFEINCEVLAVFNPDIKHMSLSGDNSCFYDCGPTGDGWNQIDIPDFCNNPADAWPIIVDNNISVYAIFDGDKRGKWGAEGFNYNSPYYFNNNPLRAAMIAYLMMQDATHANS
- a CDS encoding NinF protein, which produces MLTPESSHNYEQQSITRAGYCCSCTNPLAEDETYCCESCALESVVYRDPNGYLAGDEEDG
- a CDS encoding antitermination protein — encoded protein: MRARELNLNKEQHDWLNGWLELWGAWVYSGRLEKRMSSVIAQFMEKVEPSRVMTRPMCNDDDGMLISQVVDSVMRIDTKAFGILLSYYSHGSSKYAISSYYHKTASPRKMSGRGGDRVRKPSLVTCRREVDEILNASLFMLYQPMVNAFNSRKRVEKIRHVA
- a CDS encoding holin, whose amino-acid sequence is MKMPEKHDLLAALVAAKEQGIGAILAFAMAYLRGRYNGGAFTKTVIDATMCAIIAWFVRDLLDLAGLSSNLAYIASVFIGYIGTDSIGALIKRFAEKRAGAGDTTRQ